Genomic DNA from Chrysiogenia bacterium:
CTTGGACGCACCCTCAAGGACGCAGTCGACCGCGCCTATGAAAACGTCAAACGCATCAACTGGGAAGGCGTCCACTACCGCACCGACATCGCCAAGAAGGGCCTTCGCCGCGCGAAGGCGGACTAGGGACTTCGTCCCATCCGCCCTCTCCCTTCGGGAGAGGGAAACGCGCGCGAGCGCGTGGGTGAGGGTGTGCGTGCCGGCACTCGCTCTTCTTTTTCTGAGTCTAGCCCCCGCCGCCGCCCAGCAGCCCCTGCTCTCCCTGCCGCTCTCGAGCAAGCCGGCCGAGGGCGCGGCGCGCCTGAAACCCCTGCACTTTCCCAAGATCGACGCGCACACCAGCTACACGCTCAGCCCCGAGGGCCTGCGCGCCGTCGCCAACGCAAGCGCCTCGGGCCTCATTGCGCCTTTCCGCACGGAGGTCTGCCCGGGCGTGCGCCTTTCCTGGCGCTGGAAGATTGAGCGGGCCCCCACCGGCAGCGGCGCGCCCGGCAAGGACGGCGACGACTACGCCGCCCGCATGGCGGCGGTCTTCGACTACGACCCGGAACTTTATAAATGGTGGGAGCGCCTCGCCCGCATTCTGCTGAGCAAGGAATACAAGGAACTGGTTCCCGGCGCGGCCCTCGAATACGTCTGGAGCCCCGCCCGGGAGCCCGGCGCGCGCTGGGACAATCCCTACACCGACAAGGCGAAGATGATCGCCGTCGAAGGCGCGGCCGGAGAGTGGAGCGCCCACGAAGCCGACCTGTGCGCCGACTACCGCAAGGCCTTTGGCAGAGAGCCGCCGGAACTCGTGGGAATTTTTCTCATGAGCGACGCCGATAATTCGCAGAGCGCCGCGCGCGCGGTTTATGGGGATGTGGGGGTCACGAGGAAATGAACAAAGTAACAGGCTCATGCCTTTGCGGGGCGAACCGCTTTGAAGTCGAGGGGGAGTTCGAGAGCTTCTTTCTGTGCCATTGCAGCCGTTGCCGCAAGGACACGGGCTCGGCCCACGGGGCCAACCTGTTTTCAACGACTGCGCGACTACGCTGGTTGTCGGACGGCACCGCCGTTTCGCGCTACAAGCTTCCCGGCACCGAACACGCAAGAAATTTCTGCTCAACCTGTGGGTCGGCGCTTCCCAGCGAACAAATGGACGGAAAGCTACTCGTCGTCCCGGCCGGCAGCCTCGACAGCGAATTCTCGATGCGCCCCACAGCCCATCTCTTTGTTTCGAGCAAAGCGGCGTGGGACCATGATTTGGAGACGATTCCCCAGATGGAAAAACTTCCGCAGGGCGAATGAGTAATTTGATCTAGTTAAGAGAGAAACGTCGCCTGGACGGCCAGATTCGAATCGGCGCCGCCAGGGCTCTCCAAATCCATGTAAATTCTGCGGTCCATCTCGGGTCATTTCGGTCCATCGTGGGCCATCATGGGTCACGTGACTTGATCGGTCACAGTCCATCTCCATACTGAAATGAGACAGAGCGAAGGCGCGGTCCGTTGGTACTTTTTGCCCGCGCGTCTTCGATGGAAACGACTCCGATCCCCTCTCCCTTTGGGAGAGGGACAGGGTGAGGGTTTTGTTGCCGCAGTGACGGAACCCTCACCCGCGCCTTCGGCGCGACCTCTCCCAGTGGGAGAGGTGATCGCGGAGTCGGAGCCCACCGGCAAAACCAATCTGCCGGGACGGTCCCCGTGCGCGTGGAAGGACGAAGGGAGAAGAAAATTTTTGGAATTTGTAAACATCACCAGACCCCTTCGGAATGTCATCCCGAACCGAAGGGAGGGATCTCGCAGATACCAGCCGGCATTGCCCCTTTCGATGGCCGGTGCCGACGCGGGATTGCGAGATTCTTCGCTGCGCTCAGAATGACACCAGCAGGGGGAGTCCCGCCGGGGAAGAAAAAAATCACGGAATTCGAAACGGCCAGAAAGCCCGCCCTGAGTTCATCGAAGGGTAAGCAGGCACTCACATAAAGCAAGCGCCACCGAAATGCGGCCAAGTCTGAAAGGAGAGAAAAAGTGGTCGGGACGGCCAGATTCGAACTGGCGACCCCCTGCACCCGAAGCAGGTGCGCTACCAGACTGCGCTACGTCCCGACCGAGAAGAGAATCAGCCCTTTTTGAGGGCCTGAATGGCTTGTTTGTAGTCCTGTGCGCCGAAGACTGCGCTTCCGGCGACCACGACGTCGACGGCGTCACCGGCAACGCGCCCTATATTATCGACTTTTACCCCGCCGTCAATTTCCAGCAGGATTTCCCTGCCCGATTGATCGATGAGCGCGCGGGCCGCCCGGATCTTGTCGGTGCAGTATTCGATGTATTTCTGCCCGCCAAAGCCCGGATTGACCGTCATCAGCAGGATCATGTCCGCCGCCGGGAGCACCTGCTCGATCATGCTGAGCGGCGTTCCGGGGTTCAAAGAGACGCCCGCTTTGGCCCCGGCGTCGCGGATCTGGTTCAAAACCCGGTCGAGGTGGGTGACCGTCTCGGCGTGGACGGTGATCCAGTCGGCACCGGCTTTGGCAAAGCTCTCGACGTATTTCTCGGGCTCCACGATCATGAGGTGGGCATCGAGCGGGAGCCTGGTCACCGCCCGCACGGCCTCCAGCACCATGGGGCCCACGGTGATGTTGGGAACAAAGCGCCCGTCCATCACGTCGAAGTGGACCCAGTCGGCGCCGGCCGCTTCGAGGGCGCGCACCTCATCTCCGAGCCGCGCGAAGTCGGCCGAGAGAATGCTGGGGGCAATCAGGCGCTTTCTTGCCACGGGTTCGTCCTTTGCCCGGCGATCACGCCCGGGGCCCCGGAGGCTAGCACGGCGGTTCGGGGCAGTCGATACGGCGGCGTGCCTGGCAGAGATGAAAATCGGCTAGAGTGAGCCCCGCCCATGGACTGGACGCTCAAAATCACCCGCGCGGCCCTCGTGCTCTTTGTCTGCGCCTACCTGGTACTGGCGCTGCGCAACAACTGCGCCCCGCCCCCGCGGGTCTCGCAGGCGCCTGAATCCGTCCCTGCCTGCGCGCCCGGTCCCACGCGGATGCTCGCGCTGCCCGAAGATGCGCCCGATGCGGCCCGCACTGTGATGGGTGAGCTGGCGGCGCAGCTCGCCGGCTCGGCCATTCTCGGAGAGCCCGCCGGTGATTACGGCCCCCGGGGCGTTGCCTCGCGCGACCGGGAGGGCCTGCTGCTCGCCCCCACGGCGCGACTCATCGGGGGCGACGAGCGCCCCTACCTGAGCCTTACCCTGCTGCGCCAGTGCAGCGGGCGCATCATTGCCTCGGCCGCCACTTACATCGACCGCCTCGGCGAGGCGGGCGCGGCAGCCTACCTGCGCTCGCAGCTCACCTCACTTCGCGAGCGTGCGGGTCCCCGCCTCTTCTTCGAAGAGCTGCTCATCGATCCCTCGCTTCCCGAGGGATTCGAGCTGGAGCTGCGCGCCCAGCTCCGGCGCGCGGCGCTGGGGTCGCCCGCCTTCGACTGGTACGAGCCCGATCTCTCCGAGCGCCTGGGGTTGCCGGTGACCAGTCGCGGCCCCGAGGACTTCCGGCTCTTTCTTCGCGTGGGCGGCAGTCGCACAAAACTCTGGACCCAGACCCAGGTGCGCGGCCCCGGCGGCGAGAACGTGCTCTCCGAACGCCAAGAGCTGGACGTTCACCCGAGCCTGGCCTTCCGCAGCCTGCCCGAGCTCGTGCGCCAGGCGGCCGCGGTGCGGCGCCCGGCCGGAGCCCCTTCCCGCTGAGGCGGATTTTCCCGAGTCAGCGCCCTGCGGCCTTTTGCGGCCCGATCTGGTATACTCGGGTCATTCAATTTGAGATCGTTCTGGAAAGCTGCCGCGGGCCCCGGGGTTCGCGTGGAGGCCGGTGCATCCATGAAACTTCCTGTGCTTACCATCCAGCATATCGAGTGCGAAGGCCCCGGCATCATTGCCAGCTCTCTTCGCGCGGCCGGCATCGGCCTGCAGATACTCCACCCCTACGCCGGGGACCCGGTGCCCGACCAGCTGGAGGGCTTTGGCGGGCTGCTCATTCTTGGCGGCCCTATGAACGCCGACGATCTCACGACCCACCCCTTCCTTGAAGCCGAGCGCGCACTCATTCGCTCGGCCATTCAGTCGGGCATTCCGGTGCTGGGAATTTGCCTCGGCGCGCAGCTCATCGCCCGTGTGCTCGGCGCCAAGGTCTACAAGGCCGAGCGCACCGAAATCGGATTCAAGCGCGTTGAACGCAACCCCGAAGCCGATGGAGATGCGCTCTTCGGGGAATTCCCTGAGTTCGGCATCGTCTTCCAGTGGCACGAAGACACCTTCGATCTGCCCCTGGGCGCGACGCGCCTGGCACATTCGGTGGTGTGCGAAAACCAGGCCTTTCGCTGGGGGGACCATGTCTGGGCCGTTCAATTCCACCTGGAGGTCACCGCTCCCATGGTGCGAAGCTGGGTGGAGGCCTACCGCGCCGAGCTGAGCCGCAACCCCAACATGGACTCCGGCACGCTGCTCAGCCAGCTTCGCGATGCGCCGCGCTTTGCCCAGCTCTCCGAGCTTGCCTCCCCCATGATCGCCGGCTGGGCCTCCAAAGTCCTGAGCGCTTGACAGCCAGCAGGCGGAGGCATACCCTCGCCTGAAATCGAGAGAGATTTCAGGGGCATAAACGCGGATGCAGCGGCCCGATCCCCCTCTCGGTTCGGGGAGAGTCTATGGACGCTGGTATTCTCAAGGGCATTTACATTTTCCAGGAGCTCGGCGACGACGAGCTCGAGGAAATCGCCGCCATTTCGCAGGAAGAAGAGGCGAAAGCCGGAACAAAGATCTTCCAGGAAGGCGACGCCGGCGAGAAGCTCTACATCATCCTCAGCGGTGAGGTCCGCATCTCCAAGAACATCCCGGGCATTGGCGAGGAAGCCCTCGCCATCCTCAAGGCCGGACAGTTTTTCGGTGAGATGGCCCTTGTCGACGACGCCGAGCGCAGTGCCGATGCCATCGCCAACAAGACCTGCAAGCTCGTCAGCATTGCCCGCGCCGATTTCGAGCAGCTTCTGTTTGTGAACAAGGAAATCGCCTATACCCTGCTGTGGACCTTCGTCCGCACCCTTTCCGAGCGCCTTCGCGAGACCAACGAGAAGATCAAGGCCTTCTTCGCCATGAGCGGCTTTCAATGAGCCCCCTCCAGAAGGCATAAAAAACGGCTCCCATCGGGAGCCGTTTTTCGTTGCGGATTGCTTCGTGCAGATCAGGGAATCGTGACCTTCTGGCGCACGCCCTTCCCACCGTCATTGATGTAGATCTCGGTCGCCTTGCCCAGGTCGCAGGCCTTGGGATAGCTCACGTTGAAGAAGCGATCGAGTTCGAAGAACTCGTAGACGCTCGCATAGGGAAGACGCTGGCCCGCCACGTTCTGGGGCGTTCCCAGCGCGTAGAGCTTGGTCTGCGTGGTGAAGTTCGGCTTCGAGGTCGGGATCTCGGTGAGCGGGTAATCGCACAGCTTGATCTTGAGGCTCGTGACCGGACGGAGCTGGTTCTCGAACACGCTGACCTGGAACTGCGCCTCGCCCAGCAGCTTGCGCTGGAGCACCAGCACCAGCGTGAAGCGCGAGAGAGCCTTGCGGTCGAAGTCATTGGCCACGCCCAGCAGCGTGCGGTGATATTTTACGAAATCCGCCATCAGCGAATTGAAATACTGGAGCGGCAGGGTGCGCGTATTGTCGATGGTCAGGTAGTTCTTCTTGCTCTCAAGCCACGCCAGGTAGCGGTGGTTCGAATAACGGACTTTGAGGAAGATCGTGCCCACATCGTTGACCGCGTCATAGCTGACTGCGATTTCCGCGGGCTTCACCGTGTATTTGCGAATTCCCTCGGTGAGCGAGGACTTGGCCAGCGCCTGCTGGAAATAGTTCTGGAAGTCGGCATTGATGTCGGGGTAATTGAACGTGACCTTGAAGTCCTCGGCGCTGACGTCGATCTCGTCTTCATAGAAGCCCGTGATGTCACCAAGGGCCTTCATCATACTGGACGAGCGTTGGATGCGTGTTGCGTCCGCGGAGGTCGTCGAGGCGATCGCCCCACTCACGTAGCCATCGCGAATTTTCTGATACAGGTCCTTCGCATGGCTCAGCGCCGGATAGACGCGGTCCATTTCCGAACGGCTGAGCTTCTGGAACTCCGCTACATTCTTGATGTTGGATTTCTGGACGAAATACTCCGCCAGGGACTCCACGCCTTCCATCTTCTGTTGCTTGCCCTTGTGAAGACCCAGCATCTGCCACTGGTAGGGATCGCGATATTTCTCGGCGAGCAGGTTCTCCATCGTCTTCCAAGTGGCTTCTTCGATTCCGGCCGCCGGTCGCGATTGTTCCTGACCGGGGTCCTGCACCTGCACGGCACTGGCATTGACCGAAAGCGGCTCATCGACAATGACACCGCCCCCGGCGGCATTGACCACGCGAAGGCGCCCTTCAAAAGCGCCGGAGGTCACATCGCCCTCGAACATGAAGACTTCGTCGTAGCCGGCCATGGCCGCCTGATAGGCAACGTCGTCGATCTCCACGACCCCGCCGCGGCTTTCCACCTGGAACTCATCGAGAGTCCGCGGCTTGTAGAAGTCCTTGAGCGAGGTCTGGATGCCGTCGACGAACTTGCGCAGTTCTTCGTCGCTCATGGAAGAGCCCGAGGATTCGAGCTTGAACATGAACGCGAAGGCGCGCTGGCGCGCATAGATCACGCGGCTGAGCTGGCCGGGGTGCTTCTTGCCACCACAGGCGACAATGCCCACGGCGATCATCGCCACCAGAGCTACTAGAGAAAGAGACAAACCTGATTTCTGAAAAGCCGCTTTCACGGTTGATTCCCTCCGCACGCGAGGCAGGGCCGGCACATACAGAAGAACACAGTTCTTCCAATGCGATCGGATGAACGGGGCCCTCACCCCACCGGGTTCGCTGCGTGGAACAGTTAGAAAAACCCTATCACGTGGAATCTGAGGTGTAAATGCCTAATTTCTAAGGGGAATCGGAAGATATGGAGAAGCCGGGTGGGCGTTTACTCCGCGGCTTCTCCATCAGGAGCGGCGGAGACCGGCAGGTTCACCACCCGGAAATCATCGAAGTGCACAACCAGACCGGGCGCATCCAGATACAGGCCCACGTAGCCCTCGGGTGCATGGGCCAGTTCCAACTGACCCAGCAGCGCACCGTTGGCAAAGTAGCGCAGCTCACGCCCGCGAATCTCCAGGGCCAGCTTGTTGGCCCGGCCGCGGCCTGTATAGACAAAGGGGTCGGGGCGCCAGCGTGTCAGGTTCTCCCACTGGCCTGTCCCATTGTAGCTCGCCACCGAGAAGACACCGCCAGCCTTGACCGTGAACGTGTGAAAGCCCGCCTCGGGCAGCGGCTTGTAGCCGAACTTGAGGCCGAAGTCGGCGCTTTCGGGGCCGTCGACATACTGTGCCGACAGTTCGATCCGCACCCGCGGCGGAAGCGGCCCCACCAGCCACAGGTCGAGCTCGCAGGTCCTGTCTTCCGAGACGTTCTGGACGACCAGCCGCCCCTCGGCGTAGCTGCGCTCGCAGGCACTGCCCTTGCCCTGCCCCCATGGCTCGCCCTTGTCGAAGTTTTCGGAAAAGAACTCGGTTCCAAGCCCCGATACGACGCCCGTGCTCTCTTCGCGCACGACGGGCCTGGCGCACCCGGCGATCGCCAGCGCGAGCATCAAAAGCAGCAGTCTCGCTCTAGTGTGCAACGCGAAGCTCCCCGCCGTTGACGATCATCACCACATCCGAGAGGCGGTCCCCGTTGTGATCGCCGCCGACCGCGAAGTTGTCGAGCGCTCCCACAAATGGGTCGGTCGCACCGGCAGACTCGGCAAAGAATCCGCCGTGGGTGAGCACATTCCAGCGCTGAATTGTCTCGGGCCAGGCGCGGAAATTCATCTCCAGCTCGGCCGTGTTGCGGGTGGGGAGCTCGCCCTCGTCATCGGTCTTGGCACGACCGAAGGCGATCTGCTCTTCCGGAATCGTGGAAGCCTGAACAGTCGCAGTCTCGTCATAGATCGCTTCCACATCTACGAAGACTTGCCCCAGCCGCGTCAGTCCGCCATCGACGCTGCGATCGACCCACCACGAAACACCCAGCGGTTCGCCGGCATCGGCCTCGGTGTCGCCTGCATAGCGGCTCCCCGGCACGCCAACCGGTTCCGAGGGACTGCCAATGGAATCGCCCGGATCGGGGTAATTCGTACTCAGCGGCGAATCGAGCGGCGCAAAGAGATCGCCGTTGCGGTACTGCACCAGCAGGTTGGTCACCCCGTTCAGCGCCGTAATCCAGTCGCCCGAACCACCCTGCACCTGCAGCAGCAGGTCCTCGTAGGCATCGTTGTTGAAGAAACCCGCGTCGAAGTGGCGGCCGATCTTCGTGTTGGTGCCACCCGACAAGATGACATCCGGCCCCACCGACCACTGCGGGAAGTTGCGCGAGAGGTCATAGACGCACATTACACAGCGGTCCTCGTCCACATCGGGAAAACCGCTCAAGTCGTCGTCCACGCGCTGGTCGAAATCCACGTTGCCGCGGGTGAGGAAGTTGTGGTTGCGCACGCCGGTAATCGAACCCGTTCGCTGGGCATTGCTGGCGATCAGGCGGCCGAAGCCGCTGGCAACATATTCACTGCTGGTCGCATGGAAAATATAGATCCGCCCGCCGTCGCCATGGCCCGGTGCGGAGACCACCACGTCGAAGACGTGATCGCCGTTGAGCTCGGCATCGATCTGAACGTCCCAGCCCAGCAGGTCGCCATCGGATTCACCCCAGATTTCCGCATCGGCGCGCTCGTTGGGCGCGCCAACCTGCGCGGCCACCAGGGCATCGGGCTCCAGCTCCGTCGCGCCGGTGAGTTCCTCGGTCGGGTCGCCCGCCAGATCCCACACGCCGTCGGCGCTGCCGCCGGGAAGGCGGTAGTCGCGCGACTCGAAGTATTCGTTACCCACGAAGAGGTAGACCGCGCCGACGCGATCTTCACCGTTGCACGGGCTCATCTCGTCGCTCACTGCGCGCGGGCATGCACCGGGCGCGCCCACTGCCAGCGCGACCATGGACACGCCCAGCTCGTTGCGCACGTTTTCTTCGGTATCGTCGTCGCGAAGCCGCGCGCCGGAAATCGACCAGCCCGCCATCTCCCCGTTGCTGCGTCCGAGTACCAGCGACGAGGGACGATCAAGCCCCGTCGGACCGAAATCGTAGACCCCGTCGGAGAGGCTTCCCGCTCCGGCCGCGTCACGCTGTTTGATCTCTTTATCTCCGAACACGATGAACACCCCGCCGCGCCCTGTCAGGTTGGCAGCGCCTGAAGCGTAACGAAGCGGCGTGGCCGCCGAGAGCGTCGGCGCGCCGATGGCAATGTCGGGGATCTTGTCCACGTTCAGATCGCCGCCCGCGTTGACCACATCCCCGAAGTTGGAATCGGCTTCCGGCCCGAGGAAGGTCACGCCCGGGTAGCGCTCGCCGGCATCCGTGTCAGGCACCACGCGCGGCGCGGTGGGATCGAGAAGCGTAATCACGCTGCCGGCGGTGGCGGGGTCATATTTCCCCAGCACGTTGCCGATTTCGATGGGGTTGCCCGGAGCGCCAGCCTCCACGCCGCTGCGCGTGGGCGTGGGCAGGTGCGAACCGCTGGCCTTGCTGCGGTAGAGCGCGAAGGCATCACCCGAGCGCTGCGCGAATGTATCCAGGTCAGGCAACGCCGTGTTGAGCAGCACCTCGATCTGCCCCAGCACGCCGGGCGCGGTATAGCGCGCATAGCGAACCAGCGCGGCGGCCGTGGGCGCGCCCGTGGTCGAGTCGAGCAGCACGAGCAGGATGCGGTCCTCGGAGCTGTTGATCTCGCCGAGCGAGAGATCGCCGTCGGTGCTCACCTTGAGGTCGGAGGTAATCGTGACGTTGTCGCCGGTGCACGGGACCGTATCGCCTGCCGGGCAGACAATCGGCGCACCGCGCCGATAGGCGCGGATCGGATCTTCTTCAAAAATCTCCCACGACTGAAGCTCAAAGGCGGCCGAATCATAGGGCACGCCCTTGGTCATATCGGCGGGGAAATTGTCGAAGGGCAACACGTCATCGACCAGCACGCCGCGCGAATCGGCCTGCGTCACACGGCCGAGAAAACTCTTCACCAGGGCGGCATTGTAGAGATAGAAGTAGGAATTGCCGTCGAGCTCGGGGGTCATTCCCTGCCGCGTGCCAACCAGGTCTTCGTCGAAGTCCAGCACGAAGACAGCCCCGCGCGCCTCGGTCGTGCCAAAGGGCATGAACTCCGGCGCGCCGACGATGATCTCATCGCGCTCATCGTCGTCGATGTCCGCGACGGCAAGACTGCTCGCCGTGCGATCCATGCCCATGGCCAGGCTAGAGCGACCGCCGAACTTGCCGCCCAGTGCGGCGGCATCCACCACGATGTCGGGCGCGCAAAGCCGCTTGCGCTGCGCCTCCATGGAAGGGCACACGCCCACCGTTCCGAGGGAAGCGTCGGGATCGGTATCCAGATCGCTGGCATCCACGGCAAAGTAGGGATAGGCGTCGCGGCCCAGGTAGACATAGAGCTTGTCCGTGCCGTCGCTCGCCACCACGTCGGCCAGCCCGTCGCCGTTGATGTCGCCATCCAGGGAAACCGCGCCGTCGGCCGAGAGATCGTCTCTGAGCTCGTGCTGGATCGGATTGATGGTGAGCAGGTCGCTCGGCGCGCCCGCTCCGATCGTGGCCAGCGGGGAGGCATTGCTCACTTCGTCCCGGATCTGCAGAAAGTGATGGTAGTAGCCCATCGAGTCGATGCGCGGGGCAACAAAGAACTCGGGCTCGCCCGCCGCACGTGGCGAGGGCTCTCCGAGCACCTGATGGAGCACCGGCAGCGTGCTGAAGACGCCCAGGGGGCGCGCATCGAAGGCCAGGTCCCGGTCGCTGTAGCGCAGGTCCGAGACGAAGGCCCAGAAGGCGTTGCCGTCATCGCCGGTGGCGGTCCACTCATACCGCCGGGCGCTGGTATCAAGCGTGAGGCTGGTCTGGCCGGGCGCGCCTTCGTCACCGGGTGAACATGCCGGCGCCAGCAGCGCCAGCGCGAGGAGCAGGATGTTTGTCAGCCGCTTCAAGTGCGCAGCCCCTTCCACCATTTTGAGAAATGTTGCGAGAGTTCCCGCGCGTACACCGAAATCTGCTTGCTCGGCGCCTCTTCCTTCCAGACCGGCGCGGCGCCAACCATCTGGCCGATGGAGAGCGAGACCGCCTCGGCAAGGCCGTCCAGATCGTACCCGCCTTCGAGGGCAAAAACGATCCGTCCGCCGCAACACTCTTCGGCGAGATCGAGAAACAGCCGGGTGAGACCGGCAAAGCCGGCGCTCGTTACCTTCATGCCGCCCAGCGGATCCTGCGCGTGCGAGTCGAAGCCCGCGGAGACCAGGATCACGTCGGGCGCGAACTCGCGCACGATGGGCGCAACGATGGTGCGATAGAGGTAGAGATACTCGGCATCGCCCTGCCCCGGCGGCAGCGGGATGTTCACGGTGTAGCCCTCGCCCTCACCCGTGCCGACTTCAGAGAAGTGCCCGCTGCCCGGGTAGTAGGGATACTGGTGCGAGGAGACGTAGAGCACATCGCTCCGCCCGATGAAGCTGGCCTGGGTGCCGTTTCCGTGATGGAGATCCGGGTCGATGATGGCCACGCGCTTTGCACCGTAGTTCTTGAGCAGATCTTCGGCGGCGATGGCCACGTTGTTGAACAGGCAAAAGCCCATGGAGCGCCCGGGCTCGGCATGGTGGCCGGGCGGGCGCACCAGCGCAAAGCCCGAACCGCCCTCTTTCATGGCGTGGCGTGCCAGATCGACCACGCCGCCCGTCGAGAGCAGTGCCACGTGGTAGCTCTGGGCATTGGCGGCCGTGTCGGCATCAATCCGACCGCCGCCCGCTTCGCTCAGCGTGCGCACGCGCTCGACGAGCTGGAGGCTGTGGTTGAGTTCAATGAGCTGGGGATCCGCTTCGGTGGGCACCACGAGTTCGACCTTCTTGAGCAGGCCATCGGCATTGAGACGCTCGGAAATCGCGCGCAGCCGGTCGGGCTGCTCAGGATGGCCGGCTCCCATGTCGTGGAGCAGGTAGTCGTCGTGGGTCACGATGCGGGGGGTCGTCATGCAAGTCCCAATGGGCCCAGCGGGAAAAGGCCGCTGGAATTTCGCGGGGTTGGCAACCACTGCGCGAGTGTCCGGCTACCCTTTAGCTACCCGGGGGGCCAACTTCAAGCATTTCGGGCGCTGGCGCCCCTCTGCCCCGTTTTTACGTGGCTTGCGACCTGCCCCGGCGGGCACCCGTGTGCTAAAGCAGGGGGCGCGGCGGCCCGGCAAAGGCAAGAACGGGCCCCCGCCGGAGAAACCATGCTCAGTCTGGGCGGCGGAGAACTCATTCTGATCGGCGTGCTGGCCATCGTGCTCATCGGGCCCGAGAAGCTGCCCGATGCCGCGCGCTGGCTGGGAAAGACCTGGGGCGGGATGCGCCGCGCACTCGATGACGTGACCGGTGAATTCCGGCGCGAGCTTCACCAGGTGGACGAGGAAGTCCGCCAGGTCAGCCGGGCTGCCCTCGACCAGAATAAAGCGCAGCCGAAAACCCCCGAAGAACCCGCGGACCCCGGCGAGGTCACGGCCGATGCCGACCTGGCCGATTTTATCGGCGAGGTGACCGGCACCAGCGAGGAGAGCGAGGACCCGGCGTCGAAATGAGCGCTCCCGATTTCTCCGAGATGACGCTCACCGAGCATCTGGCCGAGCTGCGCACGCGGCTCATCCGCGCCATGATGGGAATCGCAGTCGGCTTTGCGATCTGTTACGGCGAGTCCCAGCGGGTACTCGACTTCGTGCTCGCCCCGCTCGAGCGCGTGCTCCCCGAAGACTCCACCATCCAGTTCACCAGCCTGCCCGAGCCCTTCTTCGTGCACCTGAAGGTCTCGGCACTGGCCGGCTTCTTTCTGGCCAGCCCGTGGGTCTTCTACCAGCTCTGGAAGTTCGTCGCGCCGGGGCTCTACGCGCAGGAAAAGCGCATGGCGCTTCCCTTCGTCTTTCTCTCGACGCTCTTCTTTACCTGCGGGTCGGTGTTCTGTTTCTACTACGTGTTCCCCGTGACTTTTGAATACTTCATGACCTTTGGAACGGCGGACATCCGCCCGATTCCAAAGCTCGGCGAGTATTTCTCCCTGGTCACGAAGTTGCTGCTGGGATTCGGCATCGTCTTCGAGCTGCCGGTGGTCTGCTTCTTCCTGGGGCGCATGGGAATCCTGCACTGGCGCCCCATGGTCTCGGCCTGGCGCTACATCACAGTGATGATCTTCATCGTCGCTGCAGTTCTCACGCCTCCCGACCCGGTCAGCCAGGTCATGCTGGCCGCGCCGCTCATGATTCTCTACGGGATCAGCGTGGTGGTCGTTGCCGTTACCGGCGCGAAGGACACAGTCTAGCGGAAGTTACGGTCGCACGGCCCGAAGCACGCGCAGGAAGTTTTCTCCCAGAATCTTGCGGATCCTTCGCTCGTCCCACCCACGCTTAAGCATCAGCGCCACCATGCGCGGCTGGAAGGTGATGTCGGGCAGCTCGCGCGGCATCCAGATCATTCCGTCGTAGTCCGATCCCAGGGACACGAAGTCCTCGCCCACCACGTTGATCACGTGCTCCATGTGGTCGATCACCTTCGAGAGCGCGCAGCCAAACCAGGTCTGGTCGAGATACTGCGGGTGGTAGACGATGCCGATCGTCCCGCCGCGCTCGGCAATGGCGCGAATCTGCTCATCATCGAGGTTGCGCCAGCTCTTGCGGACCGAACTGATGCCGGTGTGGGTCACGACCAGCGGGATTCCGGGGTCGGTGGCTTCGACCGCGTCGAAGAATCCCTTGCGGTTGATGTGC
This window encodes:
- a CDS encoding DUF3047 domain-containing protein; protein product: MPALALLFLSLAPAAAQQPLLSLPLSSKPAEGAARLKPLHFPKIDAHTSYTLSPEGLRAVANASASGLIAPFRTEVCPGVRLSWRWKIERAPTGSGAPGKDGDDYAARMAAVFDYDPELYKWWERLARILLSKEYKELVPGAALEYVWSPAREPGARWDNPYTDKAKMIAVEGAAGEWSAHEADLCADYRKAFGREPPELVGIFLMSDADNSQSAARAVYGDVGVTRK
- a CDS encoding ribulose-phosphate 3-epimerase codes for the protein MARKRLIAPSILSADFARLGDEVRALEAAGADWVHFDVMDGRFVPNITVGPMVLEAVRAVTRLPLDAHLMIVEPEKYVESFAKAGADWITVHAETVTHLDRVLNQIRDAGAKAGVSLNPGTPLSMIEQVLPAADMILLMTVNPGFGGQKYIEYCTDKIRAARALIDQSGREILLEIDGGVKVDNIGRVAGDAVDVVVAGSAVFGAQDYKQAIQALKKG
- a CDS encoding type 1 glutamine amidotransferase — encoded protein: MKLPVLTIQHIECEGPGIIASSLRAAGIGLQILHPYAGDPVPDQLEGFGGLLILGGPMNADDLTTHPFLEAERALIRSAIQSGIPVLGICLGAQLIARVLGAKVYKAERTEIGFKRVERNPEADGDALFGEFPEFGIVFQWHEDTFDLPLGATRLAHSVVCENQAFRWGDHVWAVQFHLEVTAPMVRSWVEAYRAELSRNPNMDSGTLLSQLRDAPRFAQLSELASPMIAGWASKVLSA
- a CDS encoding GFA family protein; amino-acid sequence: MNKVTGSCLCGANRFEVEGEFESFFLCHCSRCRKDTGSAHGANLFSTTARLRWLSDGTAVSRYKLPGTEHARNFCSTCGSALPSEQMDGKLLVVPAGSLDSEFSMRPTAHLFVSSKAAWDHDLETIPQMEKLPQGE
- a CDS encoding cyclic nucleotide-binding domain-containing protein, whose product is MDAGILKGIYIFQELGDDELEEIAAISQEEEAKAGTKIFQEGDAGEKLYIILSGEVRISKNIPGIGEEALAILKAGQFFGEMALVDDAERSADAIANKTCKLVSIARADFEQLLFVNKEIAYTLLWTFVRTLSERLRETNEKIKAFFAMSGFQ